In Streptomyces seoulensis, the following are encoded in one genomic region:
- a CDS encoding serine/threonine-protein kinase, whose protein sequence is MSSDGGVGRAADDTTSFVLRPPDEAPERPPVPAQAPEPPREPGAGRLIAGRYRLLGKLGHGGMGTVWRARDETVEREVAVKEPRVPEHLSERERATVFERMRREARAAARLDHPSVVDVHDVAVVDGRPWIVMELVHGRSLGSALQEGTLDAREAARIGLDVLGALETAHAAGVLHRDVKPDNVMLGRHDRVVLTDFGIAQIEGETQLTDTGGFVGSPEYTAPERVLGRRPGPASDLWSLGVVLYTATEGVSPFRRSNTPATLQSVLHATPAPPAARGPLAEVIDGLLRKDPAARPTAPQVRALLEAAVRPPAPPPRTMAAPRWRPGRKTWLAAGAAVVVAATVGWLVLADPFAGPLPDGWTDRQTPALGATLAVPESYQVKVPEKDDTDKDWVSYSDWSGAVSVVLSLDRKGDDSLSGIQSNAAAQMYADDEKFKKDGAYQLDMPGGARTKPDGSATYQGRKAARNTVSYTTDDTQNPLPRELQLFYYRTASGDMYKLVVGYPGKGDFTARGREVARQAIAGVRFDKP, encoded by the coding sequence ATGAGCAGCGACGGGGGAGTCGGCCGCGCGGCCGACGACACGACGAGTTTTGTACTGCGCCCGCCGGACGAGGCGCCCGAGCGGCCGCCGGTACCGGCGCAGGCGCCCGAGCCGCCGAGGGAACCCGGTGCCGGGCGGCTGATCGCCGGGCGGTACCGGCTGCTCGGCAAGCTCGGGCACGGCGGGATGGGCACGGTGTGGCGGGCCCGGGACGAGACGGTGGAGCGCGAGGTGGCCGTCAAGGAACCCCGGGTGCCCGAGCACCTCTCCGAGCGCGAACGCGCCACCGTCTTCGAGCGGATGCGCCGCGAGGCCCGCGCCGCCGCCCGCCTCGACCACCCGTCCGTGGTCGACGTGCACGACGTCGCCGTGGTCGACGGACGCCCCTGGATCGTCATGGAGCTGGTGCACGGCCGCTCCCTCGGCAGCGCCCTCCAGGAGGGCACGCTGGACGCGCGCGAGGCGGCCCGGATCGGCCTCGACGTGCTCGGCGCGCTGGAGACCGCGCACGCGGCGGGCGTCCTGCACCGGGACGTGAAGCCGGACAACGTCATGCTGGGCCGGCACGACCGGGTCGTCCTCACCGACTTCGGCATCGCCCAGATCGAGGGCGAGACCCAGCTCACCGACACCGGCGGCTTCGTCGGCTCGCCCGAGTACACCGCGCCGGAGCGGGTGCTGGGGCGGCGGCCGGGACCGGCGAGCGACCTGTGGTCCCTCGGCGTGGTCCTGTACACGGCGACCGAGGGCGTGTCGCCGTTCCGGCGCAGCAACACCCCGGCCACCCTCCAGTCCGTCCTGCACGCCACCCCCGCGCCGCCCGCCGCGCGGGGCCCGCTGGCCGAGGTCATCGACGGTCTGCTCCGCAAGGACCCGGCCGCCCGTCCGACGGCACCCCAGGTACGCGCCCTGCTGGAGGCCGCCGTACGGCCCCCCGCGCCGCCGCCGCGCACGATGGCCGCACCCAGGTGGCGGCCGGGCAGGAAGACGTGGCTCGCGGCGGGGGCGGCCGTGGTGGTGGCCGCGACCGTGGGCTGGCTGGTGCTCGCCGACCCGTTCGCGGGCCCGCTGCCGGACGGCTGGACCGACCGGCAGACGCCCGCGCTGGGCGCCACCCTCGCCGTCCCGGAGAGCTACCAGGTGAAGGTCCCCGAGAAGGACGACACCGACAAGGACTGGGTGTCCTACTCCGACTGGAGCGGTGCCGTCTCCGTCGTGCTGAGCCTGGACCGCAAGGGGGACGACTCCCTGAGCGGCATCCAGAGCAACGCGGCCGCCCAGATGTACGCCGACGACGAGAAGTTCAAGAAGGACGGCGCGTACCAGCTCGACATGCCGGGCGGCGCGAGGACGAAGCCGGACGGCTCGGCCACGTACCAGGGGCGGAAGGCGGCGCGGAACACCGTCTCCTACACCACCGACGACACGCAGAACCCGCTGCCGCGCGAACTCCAGCTCTTCTACTACCGGACCGCCTCGGGCGACATGTACAAGCTCGTCGTCGGCTATCCGGGCAAGGGCGACTTCACCGCGCGGGGCCGTGAGGTGGCCCGGCAGGCGATCGCCGGAGTGCGCTTCGACAAGCCCTGA
- a CDS encoding serine/threonine-protein kinase, whose product MQGQLVAGRYRLTDSIGSGGMGRVWRAHDEVLHRKVAVKELTAALYVAESDQHVLLARTRAEARAAARINHSAVVTVHDVLEHDGRPWIVMELVEGESLADAVKERGRIEPREAARIGLWVLRALRAAHTAGVLHRDVKPGNVLLGGDGRVLLTDFGIAQIEGDSTITRTGEVVGSVDYLAPERIRGHDPGPASDLWALGATLYTAVEGRSPFRRTSALGTMQAVVEEDAEEPREAGALAPVIAALLHKDPARRPDLATAERMLDDAAAGRATQTAPMFAPPPQNPAPATRDTAVTPVAPARRGHRTRMLALAAAAVLVFGASLAVGYLQWGGGHHTDGKGGDPTRSPSASATNSAGTAPDGWQRYDDPVGFSLSLPKGWKRSVSIDQDGIRQVDYSPDKGKHLVRVAVDTDPDFRTSYEHLTDLDQRVSPRLLEYKRLVLKEEVFRDEPGARWEYTWNALAKDGPHYFPGPYHAIDVGYMKADDTEYAIYASSPADDWDTTKEQFTSILRSFQEG is encoded by the coding sequence ATGCAGGGCCAGCTGGTGGCGGGCCGCTACCGGCTCACCGATTCCATCGGCAGCGGCGGCATGGGACGGGTGTGGCGCGCCCATGACGAGGTGCTGCACCGGAAGGTCGCCGTCAAGGAGCTGACCGCGGCGCTGTACGTCGCCGAGAGCGACCAGCACGTGCTGCTGGCCCGTACCCGCGCCGAGGCCCGCGCCGCCGCGCGCATCAACCACTCCGCCGTCGTCACCGTGCACGACGTGCTGGAGCACGACGGCCGCCCGTGGATCGTGATGGAGCTGGTCGAGGGCGAGTCGCTGGCCGACGCGGTCAAGGAGCGCGGGCGGATAGAGCCCCGCGAGGCCGCGCGGATCGGGCTGTGGGTGCTGCGGGCGCTGCGCGCGGCGCACACGGCGGGGGTGCTGCACCGCGATGTGAAGCCGGGCAACGTCCTGCTGGGCGGGGACGGCCGGGTGCTGCTCACCGACTTCGGCATCGCGCAGATAGAGGGTGACAGCACCATCACCCGTACCGGTGAGGTCGTCGGCTCGGTCGACTACCTCGCGCCGGAGCGCATACGCGGTCACGACCCCGGCCCCGCCTCCGACCTGTGGGCGCTCGGGGCGACGCTGTACACCGCCGTCGAGGGCCGCTCGCCCTTCCGCCGCACCTCGGCGCTGGGCACCATGCAGGCCGTCGTGGAGGAGGACGCCGAGGAGCCCCGCGAGGCCGGCGCCCTCGCCCCCGTCATCGCCGCCCTGCTCCACAAGGACCCGGCCCGCCGCCCCGACCTGGCCACGGCCGAGCGCATGCTGGACGACGCGGCAGCGGGCCGCGCGACACAGACCGCGCCAATGTTCGCCCCGCCCCCGCAGAACCCCGCCCCCGCGACCCGCGACACAGCCGTCACCCCGGTCGCCCCGGCCCGGCGCGGCCATCGCACCCGGATGCTCGCCCTGGCCGCCGCGGCCGTCCTGGTCTTCGGCGCGAGCCTGGCCGTCGGCTACCTCCAGTGGGGCGGCGGCCACCACACCGACGGCAAGGGCGGCGACCCCACCAGGAGCCCGTCCGCGTCGGCCACGAACAGCGCCGGCACCGCCCCCGACGGCTGGCAGCGGTACGACGATCCGGTCGGCTTCAGCCTCTCCCTGCCCAAGGGCTGGAAGCGGTCCGTCTCCATCGACCAGGACGGCATCCGCCAGGTCGACTACTCGCCAGACAAGGGCAAGCACCTCGTACGGGTGGCCGTCGACACCGACCCCGACTTCCGCACCTCCTACGAGCACCTGACCGACCTCGACCAGCGGGTCTCGCCCCGGCTGCTGGAGTACAAGCGGCTGGTCCTCAAGGAGGAGGTGTTCCGCGACGAGCCGGGCGCCCGCTGGGAGTACACCTGGAACGCCCTGGCCAAGGACGGCCCCCACTACTTCCCGGGCCCGTACCACGCCATCGACGTCGGCTACATGAAGGCCGACGACACCGAGTACGCCATCTACGCGTCCTCCCCGGCCGACGACTGGGACACCACCAAGGAGCAGTTCACCTCCATCCTGCGGAGCTTCCAGGAGGGCTGA
- a CDS encoding serine/threonine-protein kinase, whose product MGTEGHDLRVVAGRYRLEARIGRGGMGVVWRADDLVLGRQVAVKELTLDDSLSEADARRRREHSFREARAVAQLRHPHIIVVHDVVEQDERPYLVMELIDGCSLAERIAAGGPVEAAEAARIGADLLSALATAHAAGVLHRDIKPANVLLESGTDRVVLTDFGIARVAGATTLTETGSFVGSPEYTAPERMSGLRGGPASDLWSLGALLCAALSGESPFRRDSLGGILHAVVTDEIRPPAEAGPLLPVVRGLLERDPELRLGAADAERMLRTYLETGSMPPASGVPAAARTLRLLGGVRGAKADTPPAAPEPPRSPTAPASRRRARLIAALLVAAVAGAAVSAAVLMVHEHRGGGDDAPGAPSASRTPGPTGTQAPSGYRTVRDPAGFALAVPEGFTRERQGERVFYLSAGGAFRLGIKISPPEPGGPAAVLERLAAEGADSNPGYRDGRVTETSHEKHPAALWEFTWNGYTAAEGPRHTYDLCWEEGGRMYDVWVSGPSGRVREAREHFDVAVDTFTVTAP is encoded by the coding sequence ATGGGGACCGAGGGGCACGACCTCCGTGTGGTCGCGGGCCGTTACCGCCTTGAGGCGCGCATCGGTCGCGGCGGGATGGGTGTCGTCTGGCGGGCCGACGATCTGGTGCTGGGCCGTCAGGTGGCCGTCAAGGAACTCACCCTGGACGACTCGCTGTCCGAGGCCGATGCGCGCAGGCGCCGGGAGCACTCCTTCCGGGAGGCGCGGGCGGTCGCGCAGCTGCGGCACCCGCACATCATCGTGGTGCACGACGTGGTCGAGCAGGACGAACGCCCCTACCTCGTAATGGAGTTGATCGACGGCTGCTCGCTCGCCGAGCGCATCGCCGCAGGCGGCCCGGTGGAGGCCGCCGAGGCCGCCCGGATCGGCGCCGACCTGCTGAGCGCGCTGGCCACCGCGCACGCGGCCGGGGTGCTGCACCGGGACATCAAGCCCGCCAACGTGCTCCTGGAGTCCGGCACCGACCGGGTGGTGCTCACCGACTTCGGCATCGCCCGGGTCGCCGGGGCGACGACGCTCACCGAGACCGGGTCCTTCGTCGGCTCGCCCGAATACACCGCCCCGGAGCGGATGTCGGGGCTGCGCGGCGGGCCCGCCTCCGACCTGTGGTCGCTGGGCGCGCTGCTGTGCGCCGCGCTCAGCGGCGAGTCGCCCTTCCGGCGCGACTCGCTCGGCGGCATCCTGCACGCCGTCGTCACCGACGAGATCCGGCCGCCCGCCGAGGCCGGCCCGCTGCTCCCCGTCGTCCGGGGCCTGCTGGAGCGCGACCCCGAGCTGCGGCTCGGCGCGGCCGACGCCGAGCGCATGCTGCGTACGTACCTGGAGACCGGCAGCATGCCGCCCGCGTCCGGGGTCCCCGCCGCCGCGCGCACGCTCCGGCTGCTCGGCGGGGTACGCGGCGCCAAGGCCGACACGCCGCCGGCCGCGCCCGAGCCCCCGCGGAGCCCCACCGCGCCGGCGTCCCGGAGACGGGCCCGGCTGATCGCGGCCCTGCTGGTCGCCGCGGTGGCCGGAGCGGCGGTGTCGGCGGCGGTGCTGATGGTCCACGAGCACCGGGGCGGCGGCGACGACGCGCCCGGCGCCCCCTCCGCCTCCCGCACCCCGGGCCCCACCGGCACCCAGGCGCCCTCCGGCTACCGCACCGTCCGCGACCCGGCGGGCTTCGCCCTGGCGGTGCCCGAGGGCTTCACCCGCGAACGGCAGGGCGAGCGCGTCTTCTACCTCTCGGCCGGGGGCGCCTTCCGCCTCGGCATCAAGATCTCCCCGCCGGAACCGGGCGGCCCCGCCGCCGTCCTGGAACGCCTCGCGGCCGAGGGCGCGGACAGCAACCCCGGCTACCGCGACGGCCGCGTCACCGAGACCAGCCACGAGAAACACCCGGCCGCCCTCTGGGAGTTCACCTGGAACGGCTACACCGCCGCCGAGGGCCCCCGGCACACCTACGACCTGTGCTGGGAGGAGGGCGGCCGGATGTACGACGTGTGGGTGTCGGGCCCGTCCGGCCGGGTGCGCGAGGCGCGCGAGCACTTCGACGTGGCCGTGGACACCTTCACCGTCACGGCCCCTTGA
- a CDS encoding protein kinase: protein MDDYAGRVLADRYRLPLPPSDEYELTETYAFDTYSGQEVLVRQVPLPEVVEAEVIDAEGLPEGFTARERGRRAPAGRSATRTPRDPAVRRAVEAAQAAARIPDHPRLDQVFDVFAEGGSLWIVSEAVSARPLSALLAEQPLSPYRAAEVAADVVMALRVLHAHGWTHRNITARTVLVCDDGRVMLTGLAVGAAEEALCGYDPVPAQDGPEDHPLPDQRQPGASVVPRAAGAAAVADPDPEAARRAAIQARVTGGLPAPAGNGDSGAPAPALPRPMESGDDIRAARAGAIAAYRAGARAAARVQESQRDGRAALPGARTPAEGEIAEEGGNPPGHVADPYGVAGRPWHGAAPRGGRPEAAPPYPLNPAQPGVPAPPRPALPAQNGRNGGSGASGWDEPETAGARRGPGTAIAAERSRHMRMTVVGPVTERWAPEQAGPVHENWQLAAPVGPATDLWALGALLFRAVQGHAPYPEESTAELVQLVCAEPPAYAEECGPLRPVVESLLRQDPIERLDFEELSGWLRSLVRSAPEPDAGAHVVPVPPNDPTRLPIVRRRGELARWRRRNKAPVPHPHARHKRARQEAQGSPRSLGRTLLLLVLLLLAGVVAYAVMFMPKQGEDGDRAGAAGQASPAPSHERQPSQEASTPDDGPTASSPATETQTGGGAAADGFTLRTDPAGFKVAVAKGWSHAPRNGSGQVIYSHGNFELVVVPGRDSTSTYGTDPMVYQRDKEKELQPYRDSSWATASGLRTIEVGGRTMAEGQFTWTDAQGRDLFVRNMAMLLNGRYHIVQVRGPEAERDEVTRLYDQATATYRYTG, encoded by the coding sequence GTGGACGACTACGCGGGGCGGGTGCTCGCCGACCGCTACCGACTGCCGCTGCCGCCCTCCGACGAGTACGAACTCACCGAGACGTACGCCTTCGACACCTACAGCGGGCAGGAGGTGCTGGTCCGTCAGGTGCCGTTGCCGGAGGTCGTCGAGGCCGAGGTGATCGACGCCGAGGGACTGCCCGAGGGGTTCACGGCGCGTGAGCGCGGCCGGCGCGCCCCGGCGGGCCGCAGCGCCACCCGTACGCCCCGGGACCCCGCCGTCCGGCGCGCCGTGGAGGCCGCGCAGGCGGCGGCCCGGATACCGGACCATCCCCGGCTGGACCAGGTCTTCGACGTGTTCGCCGAGGGCGGTTCGCTGTGGATCGTCAGCGAGGCGGTGTCGGCGCGCCCGCTGTCCGCGCTCCTGGCCGAGCAGCCCCTGTCGCCGTACCGGGCGGCCGAGGTCGCGGCCGACGTGGTGATGGCGCTGCGCGTGCTGCACGCCCACGGCTGGACCCACCGCAACATCACCGCCCGCACGGTCCTGGTCTGCGACGACGGCCGGGTCATGCTGACCGGCCTCGCGGTCGGCGCGGCGGAGGAAGCGCTCTGCGGCTACGACCCGGTCCCGGCCCAGGACGGCCCGGAGGACCACCCGCTGCCCGACCAGCGGCAGCCCGGTGCGAGTGTCGTACCGCGTGCGGCCGGGGCGGCGGCCGTGGCCGACCCGGACCCCGAGGCCGCACGGCGTGCCGCGATCCAGGCGCGCGTGACGGGCGGCCTCCCCGCACCCGCGGGCAACGGCGACTCCGGTGCGCCCGCGCCGGCCCTGCCGCGCCCGATGGAGAGCGGGGACGACATCCGGGCCGCACGCGCCGGGGCCATCGCCGCGTACCGCGCGGGGGCCCGTGCGGCGGCGCGCGTACAGGAGTCGCAGCGGGACGGCCGTGCCGCCCTGCCCGGCGCGCGGACGCCCGCCGAGGGGGAGATCGCGGAGGAGGGCGGCAATCCGCCCGGTCACGTGGCCGACCCGTACGGGGTGGCCGGACGCCCCTGGCACGGCGCGGCTCCCCGGGGCGGACGGCCGGAGGCGGCGCCGCCGTACCCGTTGAACCCCGCCCAGCCGGGCGTGCCCGCTCCGCCCCGGCCCGCGCTGCCCGCACAGAACGGCCGGAACGGCGGTTCGGGGGCTTCCGGTTGGGACGAGCCGGAGACGGCCGGAGCGCGGCGCGGGCCCGGTACCGCCATCGCGGCCGAGCGGTCGCGGCACATGCGCATGACGGTCGTCGGCCCGGTGACCGAGCGGTGGGCGCCGGAGCAGGCCGGGCCGGTGCACGAGAACTGGCAGCTGGCGGCGCCCGTCGGCCCCGCGACCGACCTGTGGGCGCTCGGCGCGCTGCTGTTCCGCGCCGTACAGGGACACGCGCCCTACCCGGAGGAGTCCACCGCCGAGCTGGTGCAGCTGGTCTGCGCGGAGCCGCCCGCCTACGCCGAGGAGTGCGGGCCGCTGCGGCCGGTCGTGGAGTCGCTGCTGCGTCAGGACCCCATCGAGCGACTGGACTTCGAGGAACTGAGCGGCTGGCTGCGCTCGCTGGTGCGCTCCGCGCCCGAGCCGGACGCCGGTGCCCATGTGGTGCCGGTGCCGCCCAACGACCCGACCCGGCTGCCGATAGTGCGCCGGCGCGGTGAGCTGGCCCGTTGGCGGCGCCGCAACAAGGCGCCGGTGCCGCATCCGCACGCCCGGCACAAACGCGCCCGGCAGGAGGCGCAGGGCTCCCCGCGCAGCCTCGGCCGCACCCTGCTGCTGCTCGTCCTCCTGCTGCTGGCCGGGGTCGTGGCGTACGCGGTGATGTTCATGCCCAAACAGGGCGAGGACGGCGACCGGGCCGGAGCGGCCGGGCAGGCGAGCCCCGCGCCCTCCCACGAGCGCCAGCCGTCCCAGGAGGCGAGCACCCCGGACGACGGGCCCACCGCGTCCTCGCCCGCCACCGAGACCCAGACCGGGGGCGGGGCGGCGGCGGACGGGTTCACGCTGCGCACCGACCCGGCCGGCTTCAAGGTCGCCGTCGCCAAGGGCTGGTCCCACGCGCCGCGCAACGGCAGCGGCCAAGTGATCTATTCGCACGGGAACTTCGAGCTCGTCGTCGTCCCCGGCCGGGACAGCACGTCCACCTACGGCACCGACCCGATGGTGTACCAGCGGGACAAGGAAAAGGAGTTGCAGCCGTACCGCGACTCCAGCTGGGCCACAGCGTCCGGGCTGCGCACCATCGAGGTGGGCGGACGCACCATGGCCGAGGGGCAGTTCACCTGGACCGACGCCCAGGGGCGCGACCTGTTCGTGCGGAACATGGCGATGCTGCTGAACGGCCGGTACCACATCGTGCAGGTGCGCGGCCCGGAGGCGGAGCGGGACGAGGTCACCCGGCTGTACGACCAGGCGACGGCCACCTACCGCTACACCGGCTGA
- a CDS encoding serine/threonine-protein kinase — protein MSDDGAPPHGEPLLGGRYRLLEPVGAGPTGTVWRARDERDGSVVAVKKPRLPGGPATEEAGRTAHRLRREAGAVARVRHPSAVRVLDVAGEDQPPWIVMEWVEGESLRETVGRGPLPPAEAARIGLAVLGALRAAHAVGIVHRDIKPANVLIESGTGRVVVTDFGIGDGHTEDAPEGFVAPERASGRGAGPASDLWSLGALLAAMTDGAPGPLAPLLESLRIPDPDARPDAAEVAAELERHGGVRAGEPEPAPVPEPARTVVTPAPAVRRTPLAALGLLLSKKPGAE, from the coding sequence ATGAGTGACGACGGCGCACCCCCGCACGGCGAACCCCTGCTCGGCGGGCGCTACCGGCTCCTCGAACCGGTCGGCGCCGGGCCGACCGGCACCGTCTGGCGCGCCCGCGACGAGCGGGACGGGTCCGTGGTCGCCGTCAAAAAGCCCCGGCTGCCCGGCGGTCCGGCGACTGAGGAGGCCGGACGGACCGCGCACCGGCTGCGGCGCGAGGCCGGCGCCGTCGCGCGGGTGCGCCATCCGTCCGCCGTACGGGTCCTCGACGTGGCCGGTGAGGACCAGCCGCCCTGGATCGTCATGGAGTGGGTCGAGGGCGAGTCGCTGCGCGAGACCGTGGGGCGCGGTCCGCTGCCGCCCGCCGAGGCGGCACGGATCGGGCTGGCCGTGCTGGGCGCGCTGCGCGCCGCGCACGCCGTCGGCATCGTGCACCGGGACATCAAGCCCGCCAACGTGCTGATCGAGTCCGGCACCGGGCGCGTGGTCGTCACCGACTTCGGGATCGGCGACGGGCACACCGAGGACGCCCCCGAGGGGTTCGTCGCGCCGGAGCGGGCGTCCGGGCGGGGTGCCGGTCCCGCCTCCGACCTGTGGTCACTCGGCGCGCTGCTCGCCGCCATGACGGACGGCGCCCCCGGCCCGCTCGCCCCGCTGCTGGAGAGCCTGCGCATCCCGGACCCCGACGCCCGGCCGGACGCGGCGGAGGTGGCGGCGGAGCTGGAGAGACACGGCGGAGTCCGGGCCGGGGAGCCGGAACCCGCACCCGTCCCGGAGCCCGCGCGGACCGTCGTGACCCCGGCCCCGGCCGTCCGCCGGACCCCGCTCGCGGCCCTCGGACTGCTGCTGTCGAAAAAACCCGGCGCCGAGTGA